The Bacteroidota bacterium genome includes a window with the following:
- a CDS encoding diaminopimelate epimerase yields the protein MSYHFHKYHGAGNDFILIDDRNLDFPSYDNGLISQMCHRRFGIGADGLILLQNHNDFDFEMKYFNADGFEGSMCGNGGRCIVQYAKDLNIIVDTCSFMTVDGLHQAEIISNGVKLSMSNVNGYKKIESDYFIETGSPHLVLIREKIAEIDVINEGRKLRYDKSIASNGCNVNFIEQTDINTVAIRTYERGVENETWACGTGAVASAITFAIKHNMPDGACSIKMLTKGGNLVVDFIKSEAKFSNVYLSGPAMFIYTGEYK from the coding sequence TTCATTCTGATTGATGATCGAAATCTTGATTTCCCATCTTATGATAATGGTTTGATTTCTCAAATGTGCCACAGGCGTTTTGGAATTGGTGCTGATGGACTAATATTGTTACAAAACCACAATGATTTTGATTTTGAAATGAAATATTTCAATGCAGATGGTTTTGAAGGCAGCATGTGTGGCAATGGTGGCCGATGTATTGTTCAGTATGCTAAAGATTTAAATATTATCGTTGATACATGTTCATTCATGACCGTGGATGGATTGCATCAGGCAGAGATTATTTCAAATGGGGTAAAACTCTCCATGTCAAATGTTAATGGTTACAAAAAAATCGAATCTGATTATTTTATCGAAACAGGTTCACCTCATTTGGTATTAATACGTGAAAAAATTGCTGAAATTGATGTTATCAACGAAGGAAGGAAACTCCGATATGATAAATCCATCGCATCCAATGGCTGCAATGTTAATTTCATTGAGCAAACCGACATAAACACAGTGGCTATAAGAACCTATGAACGAGGGGTTGAAAATGAGACCTGGGCCTGTGGAACAGGTGCAGTTGCATCTGCAATAACTTTTGCCATTAAACACAATATGCCTGATGGGGCTTGTTCGATTAAAATGCTAACAAAAGGCGGAAATTTAGTTGTTGATTTCATAAAATCAGAAGCGAAGTTCTCAAATGTTTATCTTTCAGGGCCTGCAATGTTTATCTACACAGGTGAGTATAAATGA